The Bombina bombina isolate aBomBom1 chromosome 9, aBomBom1.pri, whole genome shotgun sequence sequence GGATTCCCTATTAAAGGAAGATAGTTCGAGACTTTACTATTTATTGAAAGAGACTTGGATATTTTCCACTACGCCTTAAATGGATTAGATATAGTTTTAAGTACCTTAATTTCTGCTGGTAATTCTTTTGGCACAGAGTGGATCAATGCTAATGGGAGATATTGGTTGCATATGTTTATTTCAAGctcattatttaaaacataatgctTAAAAAAGATCCAGTCAGTTACTATGCGAGCTAAGAAACTAAGGTTATAAAATCTTATATCTGGCAGTGCCACGCCTCCATATTCGTTTGGCAAAGCAAGTTTGGTAAGAGATATCCTAGATCTTTTACTCTGCCAGATAAATTGTCTAAGtgaggagcatgcaatttttaatcaactttctaatttactcctattcatttttctttgttctcttggtatctttatctgaaaaagcaggaatgtaagcttaggatccagaccatttttgcttcagcttctggatagcgcttgctgattggtggctacatttagccaccaatcagcaagtgctacacaggttctgaaccaaaaatgggccggatcgtaagctttacattcctgcttttcagataaagataccaagagaatgaagaaaaattgataatagtagtgcataagaaagtagcttaaaatggcatgctctgtctgaatcatgaaagaaaacatttcggTTTCAAattcgtttaaccccttaacgaccagcatcgtaccctgatcgcatttggcggtgaaatggtggcatgaaatataccaaaatgggcctagatcaatactttgggttgtctactaaaaaaaaaaaaataatatatatatatatatatatatacatgtcaagggatattcagagattcctgacagatattagtgttccaatgtaactatcgctaattttgaaaaaaaaaaattgtttggaaatagcaaagcactacttgtatttattgccctataacttgcaaaaaaagaaaataacatgtaaacattggatatttctaaactcaggacaatatttagaaactatttagcatgggtgttttttggtgattgtagatgtgtaacagattttgggggtcaaaattagaaaaagtggggggttccatttttttcatcatattttataaaaaaaaaattatagtaagttataagatatgatgaaaataatggtatctttaaaaagtccatttaatggcgagaaaaacggtatataatatgtgtgggtacagtaaattagtaagaggaaaattacagctaaacgcaaacaccgcagaaatacaaaagtagccctggtccttaagggaaagaaattgaaaaatggtctggtccttaagggattaaagtgttttaatacttttttttttgttttgcctgAAAATTGAATGAGAAGGTTTTTATCTAAACTAAAACTAATTTAACAGTACGTGTTGGACATACTACTAATACTGTGTTTTGTTCCCCTTTGATGTTTTGTATGTTAATAAATACCCTTGGGGGACTAGTCTTCCTACGGGTGaagtggcaaccagacgtggatccCTTgcacagtgtgcctagagggatatggctgcacctcactgatgagcccCACAGGAGTACAAAACGTTCAGCTGTATCTAGGAGACAACATTTAGCTAGAGCACTCTCACAGCTGAAGCTTACAGGCCTAGTTATAAACTAGCCAGACGGGCTAAAGTTAGGTCCcaaatactgggggggggggggggacatggcATTTGGGATTGTCTTCATCATCTCTTTGTAACAGTATTGtccattttatattgttttgttttctttcttaacaaAATGGCCGTAATATAGGTGTACTGTCTCAATACTACAGCACTGAGAAATTATAATATTGAAACGTGTCTCATATATGACActgcacacaaaaaacaaaattagagCATTGCTAGCtttgaacatttttattaataatgttaAGCACCAAAAAAGTCTCAGTTTAAATGTCATTCATTACCGTTTTTATTTATTTCCTATGATTAAAACTGAAATGCCACTCTTGGTTaatggaacagtaaagtcaaaattaaacttacatgtatTGGATGGatcatttaagggacactaaaacaaaatttgtctttcatgatttaggtagagaatacaattttaaacaactttccaatttagttctattatctaatttactttattctttagatattctttgcttaaaaatagcaatgcacatgggtgagtcaattacacaaagcatctatgtgcagccaccaatcagcatctactaagcctatctagaaagttatttaaaattacatgttttatctcaatcatgaaagtttaattttgacttcactgtccctttaaggatacagttAGAAATACGGTTAATACAAAACATGATGAATCCTATATAACTTAACCAGCTCATAAAACAGTGTGCTTAGCACTACAATATTCACGCTGGCTTCTAAGTTTCATATGTTGTATATTTTGTCAACCTCTGGATTAGTATTAACACTTCGAGTTTCACAGATGTCCGCAACGCATTTTAAAGAATTtacgttttccaaaccttgtgctaCAGACATAACCTCTACCCAGCAACTTTTCAGCATGATCACTATGGTAACATTGGCATGAATtgcaacaacataataataaatctaatgagatactgtatgtatttattttatgtttttttttcatgctttTTACCAGGTTTCACTGTTCTTTACAAAGCTGAAAATATGACTCTCATCAAAGGTTCCTTTACCTACTCCAGCGGTGAGGAATATCTTGGAGAGTGGAAGGAAGGTTAGTGAGATGCAAACCTATAAATACTATCACATTTGTGCTCATGCAAAACTTCAGCGCAGGTTTCTTAATCACCTttatgaaagggacactgaacccaaattttttctttcatgattcagatagagcatgaaattttaagcaactttctaatttactcctattatcaatttttcttcgttctcttgctatatttattttaaaagtaggaatgtaaatcttagcagccagcccattttaggttcagcaccatggatagcgcttgcttattggaggtttacatttacccaccaataagcaagcataacccaggttctcaaccaaaaatgggccagttcctatgcatcactttcctgctttttaaataaagatagcaagagaacgaagaaaaattaataggagtaaattagaaataaaattgcttgctctatctgaatcataaaagaaaaaaaattgggtttagtgtccctttaagtcccctatattttgttttctcctgtccTATTCCTACTTACCAAGCTCATTTTCTGCCGATTTTGTACTATTTCCACTTTTGCGTCCATCCCTTTGCCCATTTTTTCAttccattagagcatgtcatttttctatTGACCCTTCTCTACTCTATGTTTAACCCCGCAAAGggattaaatacacagtagaagtgctCCTTGGGACTTGCGTGGAAACCGCCGCTGATCCATTAAGCAGATCGGAGTTGTGCGACATGTCTTATCTATGGAGTTGACTCTTTGTATTATAAGCAGAGtgctggcatttaaagggacatggaacccaaactttttctttgataattcagatagagaacataatttttagaaaagtttccaatttatttctattatcaaatttgcttcgttcgcacgttattctttgttaaatagatatCTAGTTAGCGTGCACATCTGTAGCACATTACTTTATTTGAATTAATGTTGTGTGAATATAATTTATGTAATCGATTTGTACACATTAGCAgatgtggtgtttttttaaaacaaatgttttcCTACATACTTCCATTTAGCCCTTTCGTGCCGGGGTTaacatgtctacatcggaacaactgttccgatgtaaacaaatttgaaatctcgcaatcgtgccCTTGATCACGAGATTTAAATGATGGTATTGCGTCAGGGGGGGGCGTTCCTATGAtgttaggcacgccctccagaccgtgatcccatcagggaagcgccagtgtcttcaggaaagccaagcagttaggacgttgtatttcgtccttcggcactaaagcccagcaaaattcggacgaaatacaacgtcctaacagcgttaaaaggttaaaacccttatttacagggacatgaaacactgactttcatgaattagacagatcatacaagttaaaaaaaccaaccttttttatttacttctactattaaatttactttgttctcatgttctttattgaagagatatctagataggtagcgtgcacatgcctgaagcactacatgacagtgctgccatctagtgctcttgctaatgtataacattgttccaaaactgctgtcatatagtgctgcaaacacgtgcacgctcctcaacttaccttcctgtttttcaacaaagaaaatttgataatagaaataaactggaaagttgtttaaaattgtatgttgtacctgaatcatgaaagaaacacataGTTAAGGCCCATTCTCATGTAGTAATATAATGCTCTAGTTCATTGGATCatttcatttttaatacatttgtctTTTTATTAACCCCTGAAAAGTTGTTCTCCCATAGCTGCTGCTGAGCAGGACACAACTGTCGAGCCAATCAAAAGCCACATATGTAAATATCCACCATTTCCAGCTATGTCCTGCTCAAGAGTGGCATGGAAATATGGCAGATGTGTGACTgtttgtttaacccatttgcaggtgttaaacacatagtttaagacAAGCCtttgtttatagaaaaaaaaaatcaacaaatgaCAGCATTTTATTAACGTTATACTAGAGGGGCATTTTAGGGCTTAACAAAAGCTAATTACAGCTATATACATTGAAAGTCCTAAAGCTGTATAAATGGTGTACTTCCTTGCAATTGCCATAGGTTGATAAGGACAATATTTTTCttggaacatgaaactcaaaattttctttcataaattagatagagcatgtaattctaaacaactttccaatttatttctattatctaatttgttttgttctctgtatatcctttgttgaaaagtatacctaggcaggctcagaagctgcttattggcaactgcacatatatgcttcttgtcattggctgtcagctagctcctagtagtgcattactgctccttcaacgaaggataccaagcgaatgaagcaaattagagaatagaagtaatttggaaagttgtttaaaatgttattctctatctgaatcattaaaggggaaaaaatgggtttcatgtccctttaagtaaagctatAGACATAAAGTATAGTAGCAGTATAAATGGTGTACTTCCTTGTAATGATGATAGGTCGATAAGGACAACTCCCGCTGTTCTGTTTGTGGAGAGGGACACACCCCTGCAGCCCTGACACATAAGCATTGTTTATTCAGTACAGGAACATttacatacaaaaacaaaataatgtctttTTCCATCTTTATATGAAACATAACATTTGATGGCAGATGAGAAGAACATATTTTGATGTCCAGCTCCTGAAATTCCAAAGAAATGTTTTCCTTACTGTACTAACCAGATGTTGTATCCTTACCCTGCAGGCCGGAGACATGGGATTGGCCAGCTATCATTTGCTGATGGGAGCATGTACGTAGGCCAGTTTGAGAATGGGCTTTTCAGCGGATATGGGGTGCTCACCTTTCCAGATGGCTCAAGGTTAGAAGAGATTGCATACGTAACATGCACCTGGTGTAGCTCCCACAGCTttcataattaattacattgtccTGGACTGTCCTTCATAAACAAGGGAGTTAGGTTGCTGTTGGTTGTGCTCACTATTCTCATTATTAGTAAATGCTTTTGTTTTTATATCCTGTTAGTTAAAGCGACACTCTCCCTTCTTAAAAACTAGACCTCTACCAAAagctgtgtgtttaaagggacagtctacaccttattctcctgcaccatttctatatcatgcagcaggaacagtaaacaagttattttaaaaatgactttagtttctggtcactttgaaatggctgccaagttccacccactgatgacatcacaatctgggctgcatctatacaCTCTTCTAAATAGAAATGGCattatcgtgatgtcatcagtggggggagcttggcagccatttcaaagtggccagaaagaatattcattttaaaataactttttactgttattgctgcatgatatagaaagaggtgcaggaggctatttgaagcttaatctaaagtaagactttaagatgactaaggtgtagactgtccctttaagaagaatacaGTTTCTGGTGAATTTAGATTTTATGGGGAAAAATGCCTTCAGATTTCATAATACTTTTTGAAGTGGGGAATGTTTTATTTGCATGGCAGTGAAAAGAATGTACTTGTTTTATGAAGTGTAGCTGGTATGTTGGCACACACTGTGCCCACCCAATATAGTAAATATAGCCATACACTCCTAATCCTCTTATACCACGAGTGGCCACatttttcagttgttttttttaaagtgtagaCTCCTTTTATAAGGAAAAAGCTTTACATTAATTTAAACAAACTTTAAACAATGTTTAAATACACAGATAAAATAGGAACATTCTCTTTGCTGCAAATGGAAATAGGTAAAAATATGAGTGTTTGAGGAAGTggggcggtggggggggggggaggggggcaaataaaaaagaatataatatgtatattttaatatgtatgtatatgtaaaatgtgtctttttaaacactctttactgtgacgtttcggggaccaaaTATCCCCTTCCTAAGACAATAGTATTGCAGCATGCAgtaatgcctttttttttattggactaacattatatAGTAAAAgtcaagctttcaagagtttcctCTCTTCCTTGggtgtattgcttcagacctgaggaagagaggaaactcttgaaagcttgtcttttactatataatgttagtccaataaaaaggtattactgcatgctgcaatactcttgttaatttatagtatatatttatatatatatatatatatatatatatatatatatatatatatatatatatatatatatatatatatatatatatatacacacaaaaaggaGAGAGAAGCTATGAAAAATCTGGCCGTAGATGAGATAATAGAGCCGACAAGGGCGGTGCGATAGTAATATTGGATTACGCATTATACCGAGAGGAAGTCCTGTCACAACTTGATGATACCAAAATCTATTCAAAACTCCCAAGAGATCCTGCTACAGTATTTAAAAAGTTTATAGACACTTACCTAGAGGAAGCATTGGCAGACGGCTGGACAGACCAACAAACTCTTACCTTTTTGAAGACAGAATACCCTTGGATACCGATTTTCTATAcgctgcctaaaattcataaatatCTACAGAGACCGATAGTCTCTTTTAGCAGTCTACTTAGACAGTTTGCTGCAACCACTAGTACAGCAATATGGACTCTTATGTAAAAGACTCAAACAAAGTCATTAAATCACTTAAAGAACTAGATTTATGAGAAGATGATGGTTGGCTAGTGACATTAGATGTCACTAGCCTGTACACAGTGATTTCCCATTCGGAAGGATTGGCAGCAATAAGGCGTCTACTACTGAAATATCCCTATGTGGGGCCACTCTTGGAGTTTATCCTAGATGTACTTGAAATGTGCTTAAGCAGGTTTACATCAGATTTAAAAAGCAGTTTTACTTGCAACTAGTTGGCACAGTGATGGGGTCCagtgtggccccatcttacgcaaatctgttcatggcagAATTCGAGAACACGCGAACCGCATGTTTTAAAAGATCGGAGATAATATACTACAAAAGAAACATAGACAATCTGCTAGTGATTTGGGTAGACACAGAAGATAGCCTCATGGACTGGTTTAACAAACTGAACACACATCACTAAAGTTCAAAATGAACCATAGCCTACAAGAAATAgacttcctggatctaagaattgggaaaaaacagaaacaaactgagcacaacactgtttagaaaaactaCGGACAGGAACTCCCTGCTACATGCCTCCAGTTGTCATCCTCCAGCCCTTAAGAGAGCGCTTCCAAAATCGCAGTTCTTAAGAGTTAAAAGAAACAATACAGATgaagaaaataatataatacaatctaagggggcgcttgtaaaagagtaaaactgcttaatagttggcagtatacagtatgtctgatacaacgtataatatacaaataaccatattaagtatacatacagattttacaaagaaatgtccCAAGTGAACAAAATATACTTCTTGGATATAGGAGAATCCTCCTTAAAATAAATTTTCgtatgttggctgcctcctcccCACCAATTGATCCGGGTTAAAgctgtagaatataaagaagaacagaggggcgcctcatgtgcaggatcatcaaacacaaaaaaaatcgatataatataggccaaatgggtactcacatattaatagagcacaccaatgtgctagtaggtgcaggctgtagaattatcgggtgtaacagctcacccacagctgggattttcagtgtgatattcaccaagcacaccaatatgctggtagatgcagactgacagaTTTATAGCAGGAGTGTCAGCTCACCCCACCATGGGTCTCCCAATGAGCAGGATCCAGGTGCAGGGAAGTGCCAATAATAgtactccaataggaactcaataatcacaggcaggtaaggtctttccactcaatttggatttttgtaaaatatggtatttattaaaaaggtttaaaaacaaatacaaaagtggaataagggtatccaaatgtccccctatacatgcaacgcgtttctcggcgctataaggccgtttcctcaggcatagtatACACCTTACCAATACACCTGCTTTATATAGCTCCTACCTCTAGGGTAGGAGGTAGGAGCTATGTAAAGCAGGTGTATTCCCAagagcaatgttaaagggacattaaacactttgagatggtaatataaaatgataaattgtatatataaaacaactctgcaatatactttcattatttattttgtcctctttgcctgtaattacattctgaaattgtgagcttttcagttcctgttagaaatggaagtgtagaacactgttaaatccagcacaaccattggctgcacactctagtgacttatttataactgtccctaattggccacagcagaaaaggtaacacaagttacaacatggcagctcccagtgttttatagacactaaaactttacacttattttgtcactttttaaacaactaatgaaactttaaaaaatatatctacatgttagtcatggactaatcttttctttgaatgcatcattctatctagcatgtatttagtgtttaatgtccctttaatgtaaactacTTTCATTTATGTCAGATAAAGAGTagagttttaaaaaaatttactctGGATTTTAAAAACCTTTTGAGGTTTTAAAATTTCACACTTCAAAGTGTAAAGCATTTACATTCTGGGTTTGCGTGTAACTTTGCcataaaaatctttttttcaatTTAAGTGTGGCTTTCCCAGGGCCATGCCTAATCTAAACTACATGACACAGATTATTCTTAATTTGTTTAAAGTGTTTGGCTTTTTATCACGTGCCattatttatgttttacatctttCTTTTAGGTATGAAGGGGAGTTTGTTCAAGGGAAATTCCAGGGCACTGGTGTTTTTACTCGTTACGACAATATGAAGTTTGAGGGCGAATTTAAAAGTGGCCGAGTAGAAGGAtacggtaagttttttttttttttttttttttttttttttttttttttttttgtagaaaactaAACTAGATTACCTGCCAGTTCTGTTTACCAAAAACACATAGGGCCATATTTTCTAAAGTTCACTGGCATGATGTGAAATCACCATGATGACCCTCACATGGGCAGAACTCACTCAGTTCTTTTAAAAAAGAGTCCTGAAACTGGAAGTCCTGTGGGTGTCGGGCTGCCTCTCATAAAAAGCTCTGTACAATGGAGAATCTCGTAGGATGAGGGAATGTGGCATGGAACACCCGGCACTGATGGCAAAatttaaacaaatacaattttgGCTTTTCTCCTTTACCTTGCATTGACTTCTAGTTTTACTTACATCTATCAGTTTAATAAACACACtgcatattttaaaacaaactcccCAGCTTACATATGGTGAGACAAGAGTCCTGCACataatacgcacacacacacacgcgcacacacacacctatatatagtataatatatatatatatacacacaaacatatattcttAGTAAAATAGCTGCCTAAGAACATCCCATTGAAAGTGTGATAATTCGGTAAGCCATATCTATATTACTAATGACAAAATAGCAGCTGTAGATGCTAAATGCTGTAGAGCAActtgaagagagagagaagaaagggttaaaaaaaacattgcattgcCTGTCTGGCTCCACTCACCTCCTTTTGCAGAGATATCCGCACAAAGGAAAGCTGTAGTAGCTGGAATGTGACCTGACTCTTGGCCTGCACATCTTAGAGGGAGCAGTGACTGTGGGCCCTTTAAAAGGATGGGCACAGTAGCAGTGGCGTCCCCTGTAGTTACCGCCCCAGCCTGCAGGACTAAAATAATATGATAATTTGTTTGAGAGAACTTCAGACACATCCAGGAAACATGCCAGTTCAGCCCACTTGCCAGTAGATGGGGTAATTACACTTAGAATTTTGTACTTTTTGAtaaaacttagtgtttttttaatttacattgtaTATTAAACACAATGGTTActttttacattaaatatattttttttttcctacataTGTTAATTCAAATTTTTACTTTGTAAgtaatgttaatatatttaatttgccTAGAGGAATAAAGGGCAAGCACCTTAGTGAGATACACTACTATCTAGGGATAATTTGCCTTCAGAATCCCATGAATTACCTAATATTACTGACCAATCTTTTTAGGTCATTTCCCCTAAGcatagagctttagagaatcaggccttAAGGATTAAAGAGATGTTctgcatttaaaagtttttttatattgtggCAAGGCAGCAGGTAGGACATATTCAAAACAGCTCAAATTTTCTATAAACTTGGCTTTCCTATCTGTTTGTTACACATAAACAGCAGGGACACTGTTCCGTTATGCAACAATATCAAAAGCATAAAACTGAAACAAAAATCTACTTGTTTTAGGAGACTTACAGTATGA is a genomic window containing:
- the MORN4 gene encoding MORN repeat-containing protein 4 translates to MTLIKGSFTYSSGEEYLGEWKEGRRHGIGQLSFADGSMYVGQFENGLFSGYGVLTFPDGSRYEGEFVQGKFQGTGVFTRYDNMKFEGEFKSGRVEGYGLLTFSDGSHGIPRNEGLFENNKLVKREKCQTAIQRALSASKAACCLAVNQV